In Janthinobacterium rivuli, a single genomic region encodes these proteins:
- a CDS encoding RidA family protein, which translates to MEITRLHVGKRLSEVAIHNNTIYLAGQIAEDTTQGIVGQTREVLGHVDRLLMEAGSDKTCILSCQIYIADMKDFPGMNEVWDDWVASGHTPPRATVEAKLANPACLVEIVIIAAER; encoded by the coding sequence ATGGAAATTACACGACTGCACGTAGGCAAACGCCTCTCCGAAGTAGCCATACACAACAACACCATCTACCTGGCGGGCCAGATCGCCGAAGATACCACGCAAGGCATCGTCGGCCAGACGCGCGAAGTGCTCGGCCACGTCGACCGTCTGCTGATGGAAGCGGGCAGCGACAAGACTTGCATCCTGTCGTGCCAGATCTACATCGCCGACATGAAGGATTTCCCCGGCATGAATGAAGTGTGGGACGACTGGGTCGCCTCAGGCCACACGCCGCCGCGCGCCACGGTGGAAGCGAAACTGGCCAATCCGGCATGCCTGGTTGAAATCGTCATCATCGCTGCAGAACGCTAA
- a CDS encoding RelA/SpoT family protein, which yields MVSISAPNSVTSEQLVEGLSAPDCARVLDALAYATEAYGDKQTFAGRSALEFAIGVATTLAFLRSDAETRIAGLMFELTLLEPDTAADIEPRFGKQVCDLATGVRQLIRLRALTQAQHGSVGGRGKNAAQQAVAQVETLRKMLLAMASDMRVVLVRLAACVTTLRYFAELKLFNEMTREYGKETLDLYAPLANRLGIWQLKWELEDLSFRFIEPEAYKRIAKMLEEKRMMREGFVSSAILRLQTELASAGIQAEVFGRPKHIYSIWNKMRGKELDFTALYDVRAFRVIVADVKTCYTVLGVVHNIWTPIPKEFDDYISRPKPNGYQSLHTVVTAEDGRPLEVQIRTNEMHSFAEYGVAAHWRYKEEGGSNFAGQKYDEKIAWLRQLLAWKTEVADAVVGQEEIQREWVEKLKSATLDDRIFVMTPQARVLELPVGATPVDFAYHLHTDVGHRCRGAKVDGIMVPLNTQLKNGQTCEIITAKGAPGTAGPSRDWLSAGYAVSTRTRSKIRAWFHAIDMQETLAHGRALVEKSLQREGKTAVNLEALAQKLGFAKVDELFLSVGKDEFSLRHVEQALHDNGEVVVPEDAVLVGKSRASSVEQGAKSGVLVVGTEGLMTVLAKCCKPAPPDSIVGFVTRGKGVSIHRATCKNFEEMRAKSPERVIFTEWGSTGGHDTVYPVDIFILAGDRQGLLRDISEIFSREKINVIGVNTQSAKGQARMTFTAEISSTAQLLKALNVIKDVSGVLEARRS from the coding sequence ATGGTTTCCATCTCGGCCCCGAATAGCGTCACATCGGAACAACTGGTAGAGGGCTTGAGTGCGCCGGACTGCGCGCGCGTGCTGGACGCGCTCGCGTATGCCACCGAAGCGTATGGCGACAAGCAGACCTTTGCCGGCCGTTCCGCGCTGGAGTTCGCCATCGGCGTAGCCACCACCCTGGCTTTCCTGCGCAGCGATGCGGAAACGCGCATCGCCGGCCTGATGTTCGAGCTGACCTTGCTGGAACCGGATACGGCGGCCGACATCGAGCCACGCTTCGGCAAGCAGGTGTGCGACCTGGCCACCGGCGTGCGCCAGCTGATCCGCTTGCGCGCGCTGACCCAGGCGCAGCACGGCAGTGTCGGCGGGCGCGGCAAGAATGCGGCGCAGCAAGCCGTGGCCCAGGTGGAAACCCTGCGCAAGATGTTGCTGGCGATGGCGTCCGACATGCGTGTCGTGCTGGTGCGCCTGGCCGCCTGCGTGACGACCTTGCGTTACTTTGCTGAATTAAAGCTGTTCAACGAAATGACGCGTGAATACGGCAAGGAAACGCTGGATTTGTACGCGCCGCTGGCCAACCGCCTCGGCATCTGGCAACTGAAGTGGGAACTGGAAGACCTGTCGTTCCGCTTCATCGAGCCGGAAGCGTATAAACGCATCGCCAAGATGCTGGAAGAAAAGCGCATGATGCGCGAGGGTTTTGTTTCCTCCGCGATTTTGCGCCTGCAGACGGAACTGGCTTCGGCCGGTATCCAGGCGGAAGTGTTTGGCCGCCCGAAACACATTTACAGCATCTGGAACAAGATGCGCGGCAAGGAGCTGGACTTTACGGCCCTGTACGACGTGCGCGCCTTCCGCGTCATCGTTGCCGACGTGAAAACCTGCTACACGGTGCTGGGCGTGGTCCACAATATCTGGACCCCCATCCCGAAAGAATTCGACGATTACATTTCGCGGCCGAAACCCAACGGTTACCAGTCGCTGCACACGGTGGTGACGGCCGAGGATGGCCGCCCGCTGGAAGTGCAAATCCGCACCAATGAAATGCACAGCTTTGCCGAATACGGCGTGGCCGCGCACTGGCGCTACAAGGAAGAGGGCGGCTCGAACTTTGCCGGCCAGAAATACGACGAAAAGATCGCCTGGCTGCGCCAGTTGCTGGCCTGGAAAACGGAAGTGGCCGACGCCGTCGTGGGCCAGGAAGAAATCCAGCGCGAATGGGTGGAAAAGCTCAAATCCGCCACCTTGGACGACCGCATCTTCGTCATGACGCCGCAGGCGCGGGTGCTGGAGTTGCCGGTCGGCGCCACGCCCGTCGATTTTGCCTATCACCTGCACACGGATGTGGGCCACCGCTGCCGCGGCGCCAAGGTCGACGGCATCATGGTGCCCCTGAATACGCAACTGAAAAACGGCCAGACCTGCGAAATCATCACGGCCAAGGGCGCGCCGGGCACGGCCGGACCGTCGCGCGACTGGCTCAGCGCCGGCTACGCCGTCAGCACGCGCACGCGCTCGAAAATCCGCGCCTGGTTCCACGCCATCGACATGCAGGAAACCCTGGCCCACGGCCGCGCGCTGGTGGAAAAGTCATTGCAGCGCGAAGGCAAGACGGCCGTCAACCTTGAGGCGCTGGCGCAAAAGCTGGGCTTTGCGAAAGTCGACGAGCTGTTCCTGTCGGTGGGCAAGGATGAGTTCAGCCTGCGCCACGTGGAGCAGGCGCTGCACGACAATGGCGAAGTGGTGGTGCCGGAAGACGCCGTGCTGGTGGGTAAAAGCCGCGCTTCCAGTGTGGAGCAGGGCGCCAAGTCCGGCGTGCTGGTGGTGGGCACGGAAGGCCTCATGACCGTGCTGGCCAAATGCTGCAAGCCGGCGCCGCCGGACAGCATCGTCGGTTTCGTCACGCGCGGCAAGGGCGTCTCCATCCACCGCGCCACGTGTAAAAATTTCGAGGAAATGCGCGCCAAGTCGCCCGAGCGTGTGATTTTTACCGAGTGGGGCAGCACGGGCGGGCACGACACGGTGTATCCGGTCGATATCTTCATCCTGGCCGGTGACCGTCAGGGCTTGCTGCGCGACATCTCCGAAATCTTTTCGCGTGAAAAGATCAACGTGATCGGCGTCAACACCCAAAGCGCCAAGGGCCAGGCCCGCATGACCTTTACGGCCGAGATCAGCTCGACGGCGCAGTTGTTGAAGGCGCTGAATGTAATTAAAGACGTCAGTGGTGTTCTTGAGGCTCGGCGTAGTTAG